Proteins encoded within one genomic window of Carboxydocella sporoproducens DSM 16521:
- a CDS encoding molybdopterin-containing oxidoreductase family protein, producing MLQKAMTRRSFLKTTAVTGAALAASQWLSFGDWLTAAEKAEVVVKPTLCNGCSSRCGVLVHLKNGRIWKITGNPDHPASKGKVCARGQGVASWVYHPDRLTQPLKRVGDNKFEPISWEQAFKEIGEKLQEIRQKYGGETIFYAHNPKEIGEFYGERLAYALGTPTILSHHVMCSLNRDVGMQWTLGGVPSADVSKAKYMIFIGRSYADGIKPSSISALLKAKSKGAKIIVIDPRYNSTAPLADKWLPINPGTDLAFLLAMAHVIIRDKLYDEEFVTKNAVGFPEFAAAMAQYTPAWAEKITGIKAETIEEIATDFAKAKPKAFIEPSWKGGFGCSYQNSTETARMVALVNALIGNINRQGGLVFGAKPKLGKLDHTKFPEPEKPKVRRLDEVGENDTYPLALPSKGIIQLVAQKAKEGKAKAGIVYHFNPIRNVPDPQHMIEGFKNLELLVVIDMFMSETAELAHYVLPEPTYLERTELVEPQKGWVPAVAIRAKVMEPLHKETRPFDEIVTGIAQAAGVGQYFNFTLEEVNRIMLAGAGVTLEQLLEKGVISFKDQEMPEGFTELKTPSKKVEFASQAFAKAGFSAVPRWIEPLVKPNPEQGEFRLLHGKQGIHSHTSTANLPVLLEITKQYDMERLWIPAKRAKALGIKDGDWVIVENDRAKGRIRAKVTELLHPDVVYLPGHYGSFAKKMRYSKGFGISMNDFIKYMIEPMSGAVNAMEVVVKVRKEA from the coding sequence ATGCTACAAAAAGCCATGACACGCCGCTCGTTTCTAAAAACTACGGCGGTCACCGGGGCCGCCCTGGCCGCTTCGCAGTGGCTAAGTTTCGGCGATTGGCTGACAGCAGCGGAAAAAGCAGAAGTGGTTGTTAAGCCGACGCTGTGTAATGGCTGTTCCAGCCGCTGTGGTGTGCTGGTGCATTTAAAAAACGGCCGGATCTGGAAAATTACCGGCAATCCTGACCATCCGGCCAGCAAGGGTAAGGTATGCGCCCGCGGACAGGGGGTGGCCAGCTGGGTTTATCATCCGGACCGTTTAACACAGCCGTTGAAACGGGTCGGGGATAACAAGTTTGAACCAATTTCCTGGGAACAGGCCTTTAAAGAAATTGGCGAAAAGCTGCAGGAAATCCGGCAGAAATACGGTGGAGAAACTATTTTCTATGCTCACAACCCCAAGGAAATCGGTGAGTTTTACGGGGAACGGCTGGCCTATGCCCTTGGTACTCCTACTATCCTTTCTCATCACGTGATGTGCAGCCTTAACCGGGATGTAGGCATGCAGTGGACTTTGGGTGGAGTTCCTTCGGCCGATGTCAGCAAAGCCAAATATATGATTTTTATCGGCCGTAGTTATGCTGACGGGATTAAACCTTCTTCCATTTCTGCCCTGCTGAAGGCCAAGAGCAAAGGGGCCAAGATTATTGTCATCGACCCCCGTTACAACAGCACGGCGCCCCTGGCCGACAAGTGGCTGCCGATCAATCCTGGTACCGACCTGGCTTTCCTGCTGGCTATGGCGCATGTAATCATTCGGGATAAGCTTTATGATGAAGAATTTGTCACTAAGAATGCTGTCGGTTTCCCGGAATTTGCTGCAGCCATGGCTCAGTACACACCGGCCTGGGCGGAAAAAATCACCGGCATCAAGGCTGAGACCATTGAGGAAATCGCTACCGATTTTGCCAAAGCCAAACCCAAAGCTTTTATTGAGCCAAGCTGGAAAGGGGGCTTTGGTTGCAGCTATCAGAACAGCACCGAAACAGCCCGGATGGTGGCCCTGGTCAATGCCTTAATCGGCAATATCAACCGGCAAGGCGGTCTTGTTTTTGGCGCCAAACCGAAGCTGGGCAAATTAGATCATACCAAATTCCCGGAACCGGAAAAACCGAAAGTCAGACGTCTGGATGAAGTTGGTGAAAATGACACTTATCCATTAGCTTTGCCGTCCAAAGGCATTATTCAACTGGTAGCGCAAAAAGCCAAAGAAGGCAAAGCCAAAGCAGGAATTGTTTATCACTTCAACCCAATCCGCAATGTGCCAGATCCCCAGCATATGATTGAAGGGTTTAAGAATCTGGAATTGCTGGTTGTTATCGACATGTTCATGAGCGAAACAGCAGAGCTGGCTCACTATGTGTTGCCAGAACCCACTTATCTGGAACGGACAGAACTAGTGGAGCCGCAAAAAGGCTGGGTCCCGGCTGTGGCTATCAGAGCTAAAGTTATGGAACCACTGCACAAAGAAACCAGGCCTTTTGATGAAATAGTGACCGGGATTGCCCAAGCGGCTGGAGTTGGCCAGTATTTCAACTTCACTCTGGAGGAAGTTAACCGGATTATGCTGGCCGGAGCAGGCGTTACTTTGGAACAGTTGCTGGAAAAAGGAGTTATCAGCTTCAAAGACCAGGAGATGCCGGAAGGTTTCACAGAACTGAAAACCCCCAGCAAAAAAGTGGAATTTGCTTCCCAGGCCTTTGCCAAGGCTGGTTTCAGCGCGGTGCCCCGTTGGATCGAGCCTCTGGTCAAACCCAATCCTGAACAGGGAGAATTCCGGTTGTTGCACGGCAAGCAGGGTATTCACTCCCATACCTCTACTGCCAACTTGCCTGTACTGCTGGAAATTACCAAACAGTATGACATGGAAAGGCTGTGGATACCGGCTAAACGGGCCAAAGCGCTGGGTATCAAAGATGGTGACTGGGTTATTGTCGAGAACGATCGCGCCAAAGGACGGATCAGGGCTAAAGTGACAGAACTTTTGCATCCTGATGTTGTATACCTGCCCGGCCATTATGGCAGTTTTGCCAAAAAGATGCGTTATTCCAAAGGCTTTGGCATCAGCATGAACGACTTTATCAAATACATGATCGAACCCATGTCCGG
- a CDS encoding LysR family transcriptional regulator, which yields MLNLHQIQLFITIVKEGSFSAAAKLLHMSQPAVSAQLKKLEETLGVQLLNRQGRQLMLTPAGFLVYEHGKEILEKAKQLLQELNVYSQKCEEQILLGASTLVADFPLPCALYVFKEKYPQYCVKVRRERAAEIVKLLADGELELALLEGATTYPGWTNYACGQDELLVAVPAEHPLAGTAQVTAQDLLRAVFLTGERNSGLRSAIDYYLQQLGLSVEALPKTLELNSIAAIKSALEAGMGISILPRSVMRREIRTKTVKALPLEGLNMPLYFYLLTKEQTKLTPGVKLLLNFLSDPAQRVFC from the coding sequence ATGCTCAACTTACATCAAATTCAATTGTTCATCACCATTGTCAAAGAGGGCAGTTTTTCCGCCGCAGCCAAATTGTTGCATATGTCACAACCGGCAGTCAGCGCCCAGTTAAAAAAACTGGAGGAAACTCTTGGCGTCCAGCTCCTAAACCGTCAGGGCCGTCAGCTGATGCTAACACCCGCTGGTTTTCTCGTCTATGAACATGGTAAGGAGATCCTGGAAAAAGCAAAACAGCTGCTGCAGGAATTGAATGTTTACTCCCAAAAATGTGAGGAACAGATCTTACTGGGGGCCAGCACACTGGTAGCAGACTTTCCCTTGCCCTGTGCCTTATATGTTTTTAAAGAAAAATACCCACAATACTGTGTCAAAGTACGCCGGGAAAGAGCCGCAGAAATCGTGAAATTGCTTGCTGACGGCGAACTGGAACTGGCTTTGCTGGAAGGAGCCACTACCTATCCCGGCTGGACCAATTATGCCTGTGGCCAGGACGAACTGCTGGTAGCCGTACCGGCTGAACACCCTCTGGCCGGAACAGCTCAGGTAACCGCCCAGGACTTATTAAGAGCAGTTTTTCTTACTGGAGAGCGGAACTCCGGCCTGCGCTCTGCCATAGACTATTATCTGCAACAGCTGGGACTCAGTGTTGAAGCCTTGCCAAAAACCCTGGAATTAAACAGTATCGCCGCTATCAAATCAGCTCTGGAAGCAGGGATGGGTATCAGCATTTTGCCTCGTTCGGTCATGCGGCGGGAAATCCGCACGAAAACAGTAAAGGCCCTCCCGCTGGAAGGCCTCAACATGCCGCTCTATTTTTATCTGCTTACTAAGGAACAAACCAAATTGACACCTGGCGTTAAGCTGTTGCTGAATTTCTTATCTGATCCCGCCCAGCGGGTCTTCTGTTAA
- a CDS encoding YeeE/YedE thiosulfate transporter family protein, with the protein MRRMANSHHRPWYKRDWPYWAGAIVLAIANTLMLAVYAQPWRITTALAGWWGAILESIGFSPISWSYYQIEGMKPTLSQWVAGYFGTWLVAGMVLGSFLSSTLAGQWRWRSMANRTMALLALIGGGLMGLGARLASGCNVGALASGIPSFSLHCYLFLLAVTAGAAVGAYLLRRWFA; encoded by the coding sequence ATGCGGCGTATGGCAAATTCGCATCACCGTCCCTGGTACAAACGGGATTGGCCCTACTGGGCAGGCGCAATAGTATTGGCTATAGCCAATACCTTAATGCTGGCAGTTTATGCACAACCCTGGCGCATTACAACTGCCCTGGCGGGCTGGTGGGGAGCGATTTTAGAGAGCATAGGTTTCTCGCCAATTAGCTGGAGTTACTACCAGATTGAAGGGATGAAGCCTACTCTCAGTCAATGGGTTGCCGGCTATTTTGGTACCTGGCTGGTGGCCGGCATGGTTCTGGGATCTTTTCTGTCCAGTACTCTGGCGGGTCAATGGCGATGGCGGTCCATGGCCAATAGAACTATGGCGCTTCTCGCCCTGATTGGCGGCGGTCTGATGGGGCTGGGTGCCCGCCTGGCTTCGGGATGTAATGTGGGGGCTCTGGCCAGCGGAATTCCCTCTTTTTCCTTGCACTGTTACCTGTTTCTGCTGGCCGTAACGGCAGGAGCCGCCGTTGGAGCTTATCTGTTGCGCCGCTGGTTTGCTTAA
- a CDS encoding sulfurtransferase TusA family protein — MAEIFLEAWGEMCPLPLLKAEKELKQLKPGDSLVLETDHSCTARTFENWARKHQVVLEVEEVECGVWQIRITVPGTNGIGPTGQAQ; from the coding sequence ATGGCGGAAATATTTTTGGAAGCCTGGGGGGAAATGTGTCCCCTGCCATTATTAAAAGCGGAAAAAGAATTGAAGCAGCTTAAGCCGGGAGATTCGCTGGTTTTGGAAACAGATCACAGCTGTACAGCCCGCACCTTTGAAAACTGGGCTCGCAAGCACCAAGTGGTTTTGGAAGTGGAGGAAGTGGAATGCGGCGTATGGCAAATTCGCATCACCGTCCCTGGTACAAACGGGATTGGCCCTACTGGGCAGGCGCAATAG
- a CDS encoding YeeE/YedE thiosulfate transporter family protein — MRKQWFLFSLGLLVMISVAWYLSRQAGGLAGAWLFGIIFGFTLQRSRFCMASMLRDYFLFGFKQPARALFLLMLVTTIGFTIVRVWRQATGHTIVGYWEPWGWGTVIGGLLFGLGMVLAGGCASGMLMRMGEGYAMQWLAFIAFLLGTGLAVWLFPWWQQALRAPVDLATRFPLWGLATTQIAILTLIWYKLRGE, encoded by the coding sequence ATGAGAAAACAGTGGTTTTTATTCAGTTTAGGCCTCCTGGTGATGATTTCAGTTGCCTGGTACTTATCCCGTCAGGCCGGGGGCCTGGCCGGTGCCTGGCTGTTTGGAATCATTTTTGGTTTTACGCTGCAGCGCAGCCGGTTTTGCATGGCCAGCATGCTCAGGGATTATTTTCTGTTCGGTTTTAAGCAACCTGCCCGTGCGCTATTTTTGCTGATGCTAGTCACTACAATCGGATTTACTATTGTGAGGGTATGGCGGCAAGCGACCGGACATACGATTGTCGGTTACTGGGAGCCCTGGGGATGGGGCACGGTGATTGGCGGCCTTTTGTTCGGCCTTGGTATGGTGTTAGCTGGAGGCTGTGCTTCCGGTATGCTGATGCGCATGGGGGAGGGTTATGCCATGCAATGGCTGGCCTTTATCGCCTTTCTGCTTGGTACCGGGCTGGCTGTCTGGCTCTTTCCCTGGTGGCAACAGGCCTTGAGGGCTCCTGTCGATTTGGCTACCCGTTTTCCTCTTTGGGGCCTGGCCACCACACAAATTGCGATCTTGACTCTGATCTGGTATAAACTACGGGGGGAGTAA
- a CDS encoding DUF302 domain-containing protein, with product MIDLGISKKVSGEFSQVEEKVRTALQNNGFGVITEIDVKETLKKKLDVDYRNYKILGACNPPMAYKALSLEPAIGLMLPCNVIVAEEDDGILVSAINPMTMMGIMNNEGLLEVATQVTEKLQKVIAEV from the coding sequence ATGATTGATTTAGGGATCAGCAAAAAGGTTTCAGGGGAGTTCAGCCAGGTAGAGGAAAAAGTCAGAACAGCTTTACAGAACAATGGTTTTGGTGTGATTACCGAAATAGATGTTAAAGAAACTCTCAAGAAAAAGTTAGATGTGGACTACAGGAATTATAAAATTCTGGGGGCATGTAATCCGCCTATGGCTTATAAAGCTCTATCCCTGGAGCCTGCCATCGGTCTGATGTTGCCCTGTAATGTGATTGTGGCAGAAGAAGATGATGGCATTCTGGTATCGGCTATCAACCCCATGACTATGATGGGGATCATGAACAACGAAGGTTTACTTGAGGTAGCTACCCAGGTGACTGAAAAATTGCAAAAGGTGATTGCTGAAGTTTAA
- a CDS encoding class I SAM-dependent methyltransferase: MTHRFDPKQMAKLDSPVRRQILPPELVISKLPLLPGQVIVDFGCGSGYFTEPLARQVGLNGKVLAVDVAPEMLAATRERCDQAGLLNVEYVQTDGVNLLLPQPADGVFLANVLHEIEKPVEFLQQLAAVMTTAGWLAIVEWLPQPMEWGPPLSERLTIQAIYELVEGSGWELLCWEKLPPAHGLAIARRKYDD, translated from the coding sequence ATGACCCATCGCTTTGACCCAAAACAAATGGCCAAGCTGGATAGTCCGGTACGACGGCAAATTTTACCCCCGGAACTGGTAATCAGCAAACTTCCGCTGCTGCCAGGTCAGGTTATTGTTGATTTTGGCTGTGGCAGTGGTTATTTTACTGAACCACTGGCCCGACAGGTTGGTTTGAATGGAAAAGTTCTTGCAGTAGATGTGGCTCCGGAAATGCTGGCAGCGACCCGTGAGAGATGTGATCAGGCAGGCTTGCTCAATGTGGAATATGTACAGACAGATGGGGTAAATCTGCTCCTCCCACAGCCAGCTGATGGGGTTTTCCTGGCCAATGTACTGCATGAGATAGAGAAACCGGTAGAATTTTTACAGCAGTTAGCTGCTGTAATGACTACTGCTGGTTGGCTGGCTATTGTTGAGTGGTTGCCCCAGCCTATGGAATGGGGGCCGCCCCTTTCTGAACGGCTAACCATTCAGGCTATTTATGAGCTGGTAGAAGGTAGCGGTTGGGAGTTGTTGTGCTGGGAAAAATTACCGCCAGCCCATGGGCTGGCCATAGCGAGGAGGAAATATGATGATTGA
- a CDS encoding histidine kinase produces MKTNNAEQEIKELEARIADLKKRWPAHSLRPAMVQELEELEERLEELKRER; encoded by the coding sequence ATGAAAACTAATAATGCTGAACAGGAGATAAAGGAACTGGAAGCCCGAATAGCTGACCTTAAGAAGCGCTGGCCAGCCCATTCTCTGCGTCCTGCCATGGTACAAGAACTGGAAGAGCTGGAGGAAAGGCTGGAAGAGCTAAAAAGGGAGAGATAG
- a CDS encoding FmdB family zinc ribbon protein produces MPNYDFQCLECGHKFTKLVPLQEKDKVRCPECGGHVKQLFGSFGFAVKGGSGSCSSSSSCGFGGFS; encoded by the coding sequence ATGCCAAACTATGATTTTCAATGCCTGGAATGTGGACATAAATTTACCAAACTGGTTCCTCTGCAGGAAAAGGATAAAGTTCGCTGTCCTGAATGTGGCGGACATGTGAAACAGCTGTTTGGTAGTTTTGGCTTTGCTGTTAAAGGCGGCAGCGGCTCCTGTTCTTCTTCCTCTTCCTGCGGTTTTGGCGGATTCAGTTGA
- a CDS encoding arsenic resistance protein, which translates to MLKKIFHWPGKNLVLAIPIVLLIGFMVGYQWDTSFLKKYILVATVLMIYPTMIGFKIKEAFDLSHWQVLVTSLLLNFIVIPGIAYILGKTLLTNEPLLFAGLVLASLLPTSGMTISWTMLFKGNVAAAVKITAISLILGSLLAPWYLLVMVGKLIPVNVQQTFITIALVVFLPMLLGNITYRWLMKKYTQQEFQQKIKPIFPSASVWAMLFVIFSSISMKAKMIVENPGLIGQALTVLAVFYLLNFFLSTVVGKLLLKRNDAVALVYGTVMRNLSLSLGLAVTTFGPKAALIVTLAFILQVQGAAWYGKMAEKRQWLGKPQTA; encoded by the coding sequence ATGCTGAAAAAAATTTTCCACTGGCCGGGTAAAAACCTGGTTTTAGCTATACCGATTGTTTTACTGATCGGGTTTATGGTAGGATACCAGTGGGATACTTCCTTTTTGAAAAAATATATCCTGGTGGCAACGGTGTTAATGATCTATCCCACCATGATCGGCTTTAAAATTAAAGAAGCTTTTGACCTGTCCCACTGGCAGGTGCTAGTGACCAGTTTACTGCTCAACTTTATTGTAATTCCCGGTATCGCATATATACTTGGCAAAACCCTGCTCACCAATGAACCGCTGCTGTTTGCCGGCCTGGTGCTGGCTTCCCTGTTGCCCACCAGCGGTATGACCATTTCCTGGACCATGTTGTTTAAAGGCAATGTGGCGGCGGCGGTGAAAATAACTGCTATCAGTTTGATTTTAGGTAGCCTGCTGGCGCCCTGGTACTTGCTGGTGATGGTAGGCAAACTTATTCCCGTTAATGTCCAGCAGACTTTCATTACAATAGCTTTAGTAGTATTTTTGCCTATGTTACTGGGGAATATCACCTATCGCTGGCTGATGAAAAAATACACTCAGCAGGAATTTCAGCAAAAAATTAAACCCATTTTCCCCAGCGCCAGCGTGTGGGCTATGCTGTTTGTCATTTTCTCTTCCATTAGCATGAAGGCAAAAATGATTGTAGAAAACCCCGGGCTGATTGGGCAGGCTCTAACGGTACTGGCAGTCTTTTACCTGTTGAATTTCTTCCTCAGTACAGTAGTGGGCAAACTCTTATTAAAACGCAATGATGCAGTAGCCCTGGTCTATGGGACGGTAATGCGCAATCTGTCTCTTTCCCTGGGATTAGCAGTGACTACCTTTGGTCCCAAGGCAGCCCTGATTGTAACCCTGGCCTTTATCCTGCAGGTGCAGGGAGCTGCCTGGTATGGCAAAATGGCGGAAAAACGGCAATGGCTGGGTAAGCCCCAGACAGCATAA
- a CDS encoding ASKHA domain-containing protein has translation MSKVKVLFLPDQVTVEVEQGTSLLKAAAVAGISIKSTCGGAGTCGKCLVQVKEGEVRVDSTRNLSPAQQKQGMVLGCQAFAISDVTVEVPADSRLRRHQVLIGELEQPDLGDFPFEPLLRTVTLDLTPPTLDDITVDSQRLLAALAVQGYQPVHLPLRLLQRLPEDLRTAMWKVDVIMSLTDCGWQVIAVEPNNPGKERFGLAVDIGTTTVVVSLHNLANGQTVARAGTYNLQAQYGDDVISRMIHATENKDGLTELQQAVVKTINDLIRQIEKETQINREDIYGLVAAGNTTMSQLFLGISPKYIRLEPYIPTISSVAAVDAAEIGVKIHPRGMVYLIPSVASYVGGDITAGVLATRLTDAEEITLFIDIGTNGEMVLGNRDWLVTCACSAGPAFEGGGITFGMRAMEGAIERVKIDSSTGEIEYKTVQDAKPIGICGSGLIELLGQLRRAGLIDRTGKFTDQVQTDRLRERDGEKEYVLAWAKDSGSGKDIVITESDIKNLIRSKGAVYAGVRSLLRAVDLPLEAIDRIFIAGGFGHYLSIPEAVEIGLLPDVERDKYAYVGNTSLKGAQLALLSVSAWHRARQIGEMMTYIELSAGNTFMDEYVSALFLPHTDLTQFPSVKG, from the coding sequence ATGAGCAAAGTGAAGGTGTTATTTTTACCCGACCAGGTAACAGTGGAAGTGGAACAGGGAACCAGTCTTCTGAAAGCAGCTGCGGTGGCGGGAATCAGTATTAAAAGTACCTGTGGCGGGGCCGGGACCTGTGGCAAATGTCTGGTTCAGGTAAAGGAAGGAGAGGTGCGGGTGGACAGTACCCGCAATCTTTCACCGGCCCAGCAGAAACAGGGGATGGTCCTGGGGTGTCAAGCTTTTGCAATCAGTGATGTGACAGTAGAAGTGCCGGCTGATTCCCGTTTGCGCCGGCATCAGGTACTCATTGGAGAATTGGAACAGCCTGATCTGGGGGATTTTCCCTTTGAACCTTTACTGCGTACAGTAACTCTGGATTTAACTCCCCCAACCTTAGATGATATCACCGTAGACAGCCAGCGTTTGCTGGCGGCTCTGGCCGTACAGGGATATCAGCCGGTACATTTGCCCTTGCGTTTACTGCAGCGTTTGCCGGAAGATCTGCGGACTGCGATGTGGAAAGTGGATGTAATCATGTCCCTTACTGATTGCGGCTGGCAGGTAATAGCGGTGGAACCAAACAACCCCGGCAAGGAACGCTTTGGTTTAGCGGTGGATATCGGCACCACTACAGTGGTAGTCAGCCTGCATAATCTGGCTAACGGCCAAACAGTGGCCAGGGCTGGCACATATAACCTGCAGGCCCAGTATGGCGATGATGTGATCAGTAGAATGATTCACGCTACGGAAAACAAAGACGGACTAACAGAACTGCAGCAGGCAGTTGTCAAGACGATTAATGATTTGATCCGGCAAATTGAAAAAGAAACCCAGATCAATCGGGAAGATATCTATGGTCTGGTAGCAGCGGGCAACACTACCATGTCCCAATTGTTTCTTGGCATTTCGCCCAAATACATTCGTCTGGAACCCTACATTCCAACTATATCCAGCGTGGCGGCAGTAGATGCCGCTGAGATCGGCGTTAAAATTCATCCCCGGGGCATGGTCTATTTGATTCCATCGGTCGCTTCCTATGTCGGGGGAGATATTACTGCCGGGGTACTGGCTACCCGTTTGACTGATGCGGAGGAAATCACGCTTTTTATTGACATCGGCACCAATGGAGAAATGGTGCTGGGCAATCGGGACTGGCTGGTGACCTGTGCCTGTTCCGCCGGTCCGGCTTTCGAAGGGGGCGGTATCACCTTTGGCATGCGGGCCATGGAAGGGGCCATCGAACGGGTGAAAATTGACTCCTCTACCGGAGAAATTGAGTACAAGACGGTGCAGGATGCCAAACCGATTGGCATTTGCGGATCAGGCTTAATCGAGTTGCTGGGCCAGCTGCGCCGGGCCGGTCTGATTGACCGTACCGGCAAGTTCACCGACCAGGTCCAAACTGACCGGCTGAGAGAGCGGGACGGAGAAAAGGAATACGTATTGGCCTGGGCCAAGGATAGTGGCAGCGGCAAAGATATTGTAATAACTGAAAGCGATATCAAAAACCTGATCCGCTCTAAAGGAGCCGTTTATGCCGGAGTGCGCAGCCTGTTAAGGGCGGTGGACCTGCCGCTTGAGGCCATCGACCGTATCTTCATTGCCGGCGGTTTTGGCCATTATCTCAGCATTCCGGAAGCGGTAGAAATCGGCTTGTTGCCCGATGTGGAACGAGATAAGTATGCTTATGTCGGCAATACTTCCTTGAAAGGGGCGCAATTGGCCTTGTTGTCGGTCTCTGCCTGGCATCGTGCTCGGCAGATCGGAGAAATGATGACCTATATTGAACTTTCTGCCGGCAATACCTTTATGGACGAGTATGTTTCAGCTTTGTTCCTGCCCCATACCGATCTGACCCAGTTTCCATCAGTGAAAGGATGA
- a CDS encoding formate dehydrogenase subunit gamma produces MAILHEEGKVIRHKLATRIIHWLVALSTFTLFFSGIMQMPMAKRYGIASIPGLQWSANFALTLKIHYWAAAVLIFAAFYHLALMIILKEYDILPRQGDLKESIHIIKCMLTGQPEPEHDKYLAEQRVAYGYMAISFALIIITGALKVYKNMPGVDLSPDTVWWLATLHNIGTGMLAFGIVAHLAAFLIKENRHLLPSMLNGKVSLEYCLRRHPLRMAKLMGMGKKEGA; encoded by the coding sequence ATGGCTATTTTGCATGAGGAAGGAAAAGTTATTCGTCACAAACTGGCGACGCGCATAATTCACTGGCTGGTGGCTCTTTCTACCTTTACTCTGTTTTTTAGTGGCATAATGCAGATGCCAATGGCAAAACGCTATGGGATAGCTTCTATCCCTGGTCTGCAATGGTCGGCCAATTTTGCTCTGACCTTGAAAATCCATTACTGGGCGGCAGCGGTATTGATTTTTGCAGCTTTCTATCATCTGGCTTTGATGATTATTCTCAAAGAATACGATATCCTGCCCCGGCAAGGTGATTTAAAGGAATCCATTCATATCATCAAATGTATGTTAACCGGGCAACCGGAACCGGAGCATGACAAATACCTGGCAGAACAGAGAGTTGCTTATGGCTATATGGCCATAAGTTTTGCCCTGATCATTATTACTGGTGCCTTGAAGGTCTACAAAAACATGCCGGGAGTGGACTTGAGTCCTGATACTGTGTGGTGGCTGGCAACATTGCATAATATCGGTACTGGTATGCTGGCTTTTGGAATTGTAGCACACCTGGCCGCTTTTCTGATCAAGGAAAACCGCCACCTCTTGCCCAGTATGCTTAACGGAAAAGTCTCACTAGAATACTGTTTGCGGCGGCATCCCTTGCGGATGGCCAAATTGATGGGAATGGGAAAAAAGGAAGGCGCTTAA
- a CDS encoding 4Fe-4S dicluster domain-containing protein: MKVSRREFLKRSLTAGVAGAMILSQGPQQANAASGEQGYGTVIDLTKCTGCGVCVDACRNANQHKFPEPKGPIPVNWPTGKFEDWSKKRSIKNRLTPYNWTYIQKVKVKHQGQDVEISIPRRCMHCDNPPCANLCPFGVNNKTPEGAVVIDENGCFGGAKCQAVCPWHIPQRQGGVGIYMKVLPGLIGGGVMYKCDLCLDRVKEGKQPACVEACPHGAISFGPKEEMRKLAHQRAEEIGGYIYGEKENGGTSTFYVSAVPFEEINKALIEQGVADPEKPGKPAMPVKVKNASDDPKEAMTSIAIAPVAGLVAAGITAYKTLTREGK; the protein is encoded by the coding sequence GTGAAAGTATCGAGACGAGAATTCCTGAAAAGAAGCCTGACTGCCGGCGTGGCGGGAGCCATGATTTTGAGTCAGGGCCCCCAGCAGGCCAATGCTGCGAGCGGAGAACAGGGTTATGGCACTGTCATAGATTTGACTAAATGCACCGGTTGCGGTGTTTGTGTAGACGCCTGCCGGAATGCGAACCAGCATAAATTCCCTGAGCCGAAAGGCCCTATTCCGGTAAACTGGCCGACCGGAAAATTTGAGGACTGGTCCAAAAAGAGAAGTATTAAAAATCGTTTAACTCCTTATAACTGGACTTATATTCAAAAAGTAAAAGTTAAACATCAAGGACAGGATGTAGAGATTAGCATTCCGCGGCGCTGTATGCATTGCGATAACCCGCCCTGTGCTAATCTCTGCCCCTTCGGTGTCAATAACAAAACCCCTGAAGGAGCGGTAGTGATTGATGAAAATGGTTGCTTTGGCGGTGCCAAGTGTCAGGCTGTTTGTCCCTGGCATATTCCTCAGCGGCAAGGCGGAGTGGGGATTTATATGAAAGTACTGCCCGGTCTAATTGGAGGCGGGGTCATGTATAAGTGTGATCTTTGCCTGGACCGGGTGAAAGAAGGCAAACAGCCTGCCTGCGTGGAAGCCTGCCCGCACGGAGCTATCAGTTTCGGGCCCAAGGAAGAAATGCGGAAATTGGCTCATCAACGGGCTGAAGAAATTGGCGGTTACATCTATGGTGAAAAGGAAAACGGAGGTACTTCCACTTTCTATGTATCTGCCGTACCTTTTGAAGAAATCAATAAAGCCCTGATTGAACAAGGGGTGGCCGATCCCGAAAAACCCGGCAAACCTGCAATGCCGGTAAAAGTGAAAAATGCTTCCGATGATCCGAAAGAGGCTATGACCAGTATAGCTATTGCTCCTGTGGCCGGTTTGGTAGCGGCCGGTATTACCGCCTACAAAACCTTAACCAGGGAGGGGAAATAA